CATCATATATCCCCCCAAGTTTGGCACATGGttaagtttttaataaataattttaataaagaataaaacacgaattgcattttttaaaactggtaCTTTTTGTACTGAAAGTAATTCACAATTCATTAGTATGTGAACTGTGCCATAATATATGTGTCCCATGAGATACTGTTCAACTACTTTCTTTCTACTCATGTGTAACTTACCAAAATATATGGTAGGACTGATGGCACCTAAAAAATCCCAGTTACCATGTTTTATTCTTCTTAATATTTCCTATAGGATACAGCACAAAACTTATCTAGTAAGCACTTAAAAATGCCTCCCCATACTTTATAGAATCATGGAAAACACAGAAGACACGATACCTATGGAGGAAGACTGGGGACTAATCAGAAGGTCCTCTTGCACTTGCTCACTTCCTGGCACTGTCTGCTGATCACTCAGTGAACTCTGAGACGCACTGACAGGCTGGGATACTTCCTCATGGACCTCCTCGTCACTTAGCCTTTCCACTTTGACCCGGACATCTTCCTCGGCACCCAGAGGCAAGGCAGTTTTTGTGCTCTCGCAAGTCACATAATCAGTCATTCTTCTCCCTGTCTCAGATGGGCCAGGTAATTCTAAAGTCCGGGTATTTTCTGCTTGCTTAACCTTATCAGGCTGATTCCTTCGATCAATTCCAAAAGGAAAAGTCCAGGGAAAAGCTAGAGAAGAGTCAACTGGttgatttctattttctgaaTAGGAAGTTGAAGAATTCAACGCCTGGGGAGAACTTGTTTGTGTGCTGCACTTTACAGGACTTTCAGGAGACATAACAATGTAGCTTTTGCGCTTTCTCCGTGATTCTCGGCAGACAGGGATGGTTCTTTCTACCACACTGCACTCTGAAGACACTGGAGAAATGCTTCCATCTCGAGACGTAAAATTGCAGTTAGAGTTATTTTCTTGTCCAGCATCCAGACCCTTTTCTGGTTGGCTGTTGGGTGTATTCCATAAAATGCTTGATTTCATGAACTCTGAGCAGGTGCTAGCAACACTGAACATTTGCATATAGCTGGCTGCAGCTAGAACATCAATGATATTTTCTGTGTTAATTGACAGAGTAGCTGTGTACGCATACTCTAAAAGGGGTATAAAGCCAGTCACTGTAACATGATGCAAATCCAACACATTCTTGTTCTCATCTTCTGCTTGGCCTACAAGTTTGGTGCGAAAGAAATCACTGCAAGCTGCTAATACCACCTTATGTGCCCGGAAGATTTTGTCCTGGACACGAATAGTGATATCACAAAAATGTCCATCATTTCGAAGCATATTTAGCTTTCCAAGCATTTCCTGGCTGTGGGAAGAGGAGCTATGAGTAAATGTTTTCACACccatctttcccttcctcttctaTAGATGCTCTTCAAGGATGCAAATGAATCAGAAATGTCCTAAAAGATACATAAAATAAGCATTAATTAATGGATCAGTAGCTGAAATACAAGGTGATTGAGATTGTTTTCATGAGGCCACCATGCTAAATAGAAAGGTGAAAGATGGCCAGGGGAAAGTCCAAGCAAAGAGCTATGTTAAAATAGACTCCCAGTGCCTGCTCCCTGAAGCATCCTCCCAGAGGAGTCCGTGTGCTCACGTCACACGCACAGCTTACACAAGACGAGTCCCTATAACTGCCACTGCTTGCAAACCACATGCCAGATAATGTTCAAATGCATCACATTTCATAATTTGATTGTCATGATGTCTCTACTAATAGGTACATTTTATTGCTGTTGAAGAGAAAAGGGCTGGCTAACTACCTTGAAGAAATCAAAAGTTGTTAAGTTGcagacccagggttcaaatccaggcAGGCTGGCCCCAGAATCTGCACCCTAAACCTCAATGCTTTATCCTGCCTCTTTTAGGACATGAGATGAGTAAGTACAAGTGGCCAAGAGTCTAGGTCTTAGAATGTAATAGGTCTGCATTCTTTCTTCAACAATTCCTCCAAGGTTGTTATAAGAACTAAATGAAACATGCGAAGTACATGCTTAAGCATGGTATTCGGCACTTTGTGAATGCGCAACAAGAGAAAAGTGACTGCTTTTTATGTTACTAACACAACAAAACCACATTTCTGGTaggaaatttataaaacaaatgtttaaaatccGACACTTGATTgggtttttccttaaaaaaaaaaaaaaagactgatttgCCTTTATCAGATTTTACATTtactaaaaattaagaaaactgacattcttaaatacttttaatttctaaaatctaATAATACTTCTAAATACTAGTTCTTATAGTACTTTCCCCTTAAACTGttgtgaaagggaagtcgctcagtcgtgtccgactctttgcaaccccaaggactgtagcctaccaggctcctccatctatgggattttccaggcaagagtactggagtggggtgccatttccttcatccaCTATGTGAAGTCAGGGAGGCTTATATTAGCCCCTTGATAAAGAtaagaaagataatgctcaggGAAGTTAAGTGACTAACAAATGATAACCGAAGCTAAGATCTGAGTCTTTTTACTGTTTGATCACAGTACTTTTCCAATATGAAAACACATAGCTATTATTTTATCTAAGATAAATAACCTTTAACAAAAAGtactaaaagacaaaacaaagcaTATTCGGGGAAATATTTTTTGTAAGCCATCTTTAGATAAAGAAGTTTCAAATACCTCAAAATTAGAGctaccagtttaaaaaaaaatgatgtttaaaaGTTGATGAATATTTAATTGACCTGGGAAAATGTGTGGTTCTGAGCATTAAATAATGCACAATCACTAAATACAGTGAACTCAATAGTAGTAGTTATGTGTTTAGTGAAAAATATCAGAGTACACAGACAATAACCATCTttgtgaaatatatacatatgtgtatgtatttgtacACACCGACACACAAACAGAGCAAGAGAACATAAGATCTTAATTAGAGATTCATGGATTCACTAAGGGGCCATGATCTTCTTGAAACTGTACACAGAAAGATATCTGCATGCATAGATGGTAGCTTCTTCATATTTATGCAAAACATATGggtgtttattctttttcacattaaacatttttttttcttttaaaaagcaccGTAATAGGgcttgaggcttcccaggtggctcagtggtaaagaacccatctgccaatgcaggagacctgggtttgatccctggatagggaagatcccctagaggaagacatggcaacccactccaggattcttgcctgggaaattccatggacagaggcgcatGGCAGGCTACATGCTATGGGGTAGAGAGCTGGACGCatctgagcatgcacacacatcctaAGGCTTCAGTTTCTCCTGGTTTGGACCCCGAAAGTCATGCAGAGTAGgcctttttctttccccttgaAAAAGCTTTCAAAAACTGAAGATGGCAGTCACATTTCTTTCCTAAGGTTCTCTTCTATAAGCTAAACATCCCTTGTCCCTCTAAGTGCCTCTTAAAATTTAATGAATATCCTTGCTCTGCGCAACAATCTCCACTTCCCATATTCCCTTAAGACTGGTTCAAAGAGTTGCATACAATATGACAGGTATGGCAGAATTATAACTTGAGCATAACTTTATTATCTTTACCTTCCTTATCTCAGCACAAATAAGACTAAACTGGGTATTGGGACGGTGAAGCCATACTACTGATTTTGTTTACACTAATGAAAACTTAATAATTGACTTATTAGATGTGAGGAACTTTATTATGTAAGAGAGGAACACAATTACAAGTAAAACATTGTCCTTTACCTCATTAAGCTTACAGTCTTTATGAAAATGACATATGTACTTAATTAAGACTACACAGCTAGTGCTACATGAAAGCAAACAATGAAACATTTCATTCTGAGTGTGCAAGGCAGAAGAAGAATCACAGAGGGCAGGGCCTCATGAAAGAACTCTGCAGGTGATAAAGCAAACAGGAGCACCAAGCTCTCGTGGGACCTCACACGAGCTCAGTGAGTGCTCACCATCCTGACATGCCTCGGGTGCACTGTACTGGCCAACTGTTGTTAATGGCActgtaaagtgaagtcgctcagtcgtgtctgactctttgtgaccccatggactgtagcctaccaggctcctctgtccacaggattttccaggcaagaatactggagtgggttgccacttccttctccaggagatctacccgacccagggattaaacccaggtctccctcattgtaggcagatgctttaccatctgagccaccagggaagttactcTAAATGTGAGGATGCAGAGGTCAATGTTAGTTCAAACATCAATCCATTACATAAACAACCCCTTTGAATGTTCTTTGTAGGTAAATGTACATGTGAaggggaaataatttttaaaaagacattctgATGATTTCCAGCTGAATAGATACAAATAATCCACTGAATATTCTAATATAAGAGGACCAAATGATCAATCTAAGAATCTTCTTGGTCTGATAACACAATAAATGGCATAAAACCTTGTGCCAAGACAGCCAGGTAAGGCCACTGAAACAATTAACTTAACCACATCAAAGGTAACAGTTCAAACATAAACCTGCTCCATTCTACTTTCCCAAAGACAAGTAATCGTAAGACACCAAGCAGCTAGGATTGATCTAACCAAAGTATTATTCAACATACTTATTGATTTCTCTCTCATAGGAATgagatgaagaggaaaaaaaatgggaagGTTTTACATCAagttttttgttcatttgctaCACCCCAGTAAACTGGCTTCTTTAAAAAGCCCAGCCATCAAGAGCACTTAGTTTGATGGAGATCACATGGTTCAGGCAGGAACATGCCTTCAAGCAAGTGACACTCATAATCCAGGGACCATGTGCATGAACAAAGGTGTGAAGGCAAGAAATCAAATAGTGTATTTGGAGACCATGTGCAACGGGATTTTGAAAACATCTCAATCGCAATTTGGGCGGAGGTTCCAAACAACAGATACTACCATTTCAAAGTGAGGTGCAAGGCAACCTATGCAAGGAGGTAATGAGAGAAAACGAGTCCTGTGGAGAGAGACCAGTGTGTTTTGAGTTCCAAACCCTTTCCCACTCCCTTCTACTCCCCTGTAAGGGAAAGGAGTTGAGGCAAGTTTGCCCTTTGTTTTAGGTCTATGCAAAATGTGTCACACTTGAAACAAATCTAAAGGATACAAGTCTGATTTAAACTCTAGCCAAGACTAGGAAGTATGCTTACCACCTCCCAACAGTAAATAAAAGCAATACCTGGAGTGGCAAGGATCCTCTGGAGCCCCAGCCCTGGGTGCACGCCCTATTCTGCTGTGTGTCACTGTgggaccttaggcaagtcactagACTGCACCTTCATTTCTTCAGCAGTAAGACAGGGTAAGACAACCTACCTCAGAGTTCTGAGGATTAACTGGCCTGATACATGTGAAGTGCTTTAAACAGTACTCAGCATGAAATAAATGCTACAGAACACCAgtcctggtgctgctgctactgttattAGAGACCTTTCTTCTTACTCAATCCTGTGCCTCTCCCAATCCTTGATGGGCCTGAAACCACAGTCACCAAATACGGAAGAATAAAAAGGCAGaggggaaaaacagaaagaaaaaggaagccaAACAAATCTCTTTCCACTGCAGACCTGTAGTAGGCCTGCGGTGGGCAAATAAGAAAACCTATAACTCTGAATTAAGTTTATTAGTTCttgaaaataatgtttctatTCCCTAAAAGTGACCAGAAAAGTTATGATAACTTGCCCTTCAAGGAATTGGAGGGAGTACTAACCCTACGGAACAAATTTATATGTATGgtggaagacaaaaataaaataaattctaagtATCTTCTGCAAATCATGTTTGTACAACATAATGGTTACACACATATGGTACACAGCATAATAAAGATGGAGGTATGGGATGGGAGGAAGATGAAGATTAGACTGGGAAATGCCAGATATAATTTTGTTCCCCTCCTATATTCTCATTAAAACCAATCAAGGACAGAAAAGAAAGTTTCTGATGTTTCTGAGTTTAAGATGCCTCCAACAGGAATATCCAGGTGGAATTTACATACGAAAATGTCTGTACTCGTTGACTGTGTTTAGTAGCAGATGCAACACTGGGACCTTTAGATACAACCCAGCAACTCCCACCCGCCgaaaagaatagaaaacatgTCCATACAGAAACGTATGGACATACATTCACAGagcatagcagtattattcataatattcaaaaagtgaaaacaatccaaatatccacCATGataaatggacaaataaaatgtggtatatttatacaatggaatattatttcacAACAAAGAAATTaagtactgatatatgctacaacatggataaaatcTGAAAACATGTTACATGAAAAGGCCAGTTACAAAGGGCTACattattgtatgattccatttataggcaATGTTCCAAACAGGCAAatctataaagacagaaagtaaatgAGTGCTTGCCTAGGGTTGGGGGGGCAGTAGGGGAAATTTGGGGTTAACAGCTAAGGgattcagggattttttttttagataacagAAAATGGTCTAAAATTGATACACAAATCAGCGAATACACTAAAAGTCACTGaagtgtacactttaaatgggtgaatatGTAGGGTATGGTatactaattttaaaatctaaaccTAGAGATTTAAGAAGTTCAACACACCTAAACAAGATAAATTCAAATAAGTCCATGCTCAGATACAAACTGCtggaaacaaaaagacaaagggaaaaatcttaaaagcagtaaGAAGGGAACGACTCCCTACTTATAAGgggaaaataattcaaataatggagtacttctcatcagaaaccatgagGTAAGAAGGAAGTGACACAACACTTTCTAAGTACCCAAATAAAGAACAGCCAACCAAGAACACTACAGCCAACAAAAATACCCTtcaggaagaaggagaaaatCAACGCATTCTCATGTGAATGAAAACTAGAGAATCGGCTGTTGTCAGCAGATTCGCTCACAAAGAATAAGTTCAGATTGCTCCTGAAATGAAAGGAAgaataatgaaaagtaaaaacataTAACTGAGTCTTCGAACTGTGCAAGTCCACTCATATGTGGGTGTTTTTCCAACAGTGAATACTACAATACTACTGGGTCTGCGGTTGGCTGAATTTGAAGATGTGGAACCGTGGATACAGAGAAACTATCAGATTCGAAGGGCTGACTATAACTTATACACAGATTATCTACTCTGCAGAGAGTCAGCTCAGTGCCCCTAACTGCTGCcgtgttcaagggtcaactgtacaggTTACAGTCTTCCctcttcctctgacttttctaaattatGTTTCACATAATTGAAGCAAAAACCATCCTAATGCTGATGTGATTCTCAAAG
The genomic region above belongs to Bos taurus isolate L1 Dominette 01449 registration number 42190680 breed Hereford chromosome 29, ARS-UCD2.0, whole genome shotgun sequence and contains:
- the ZBTB44 gene encoding zinc finger and BTB domain-containing protein 44 isoform X1, which produces MGVKTFTHSSSSHSQEMLGKLNMLRNDGHFCDITIRVQDKIFRAHKVVLAACSDFFRTKLVGQAEDENKNVLDLHHVTVTGFIPLLEYAYTATLSINTENIIDVLAAASYMQMFSVASTCSEFMKSSILWNTPNSQPEKGLDAGQENNSNCNFTSRDGSISPVSSECSVVERTIPVCRESRRKRKSYIVMSPESPVKCSTQTSSPQALNSSTSYSENRNQPVDSSLAFPWTFPFGIDRRNQPDKVKQAENTRTLELPGPSETGRRMTDYVTCESTKTALPLGAEEDVRVKVERLSDEEVHEEVSQPVSASQSSLSDQQTVPGSEQVQEDLLISPQSSSIGSVDEGITEGLPTLQGTSSTSAHVDDDDRLENVQYPYQLYIAPSTSSTERPSPNGPDRPFQCPTCGVRFTRIQNLKQHMLIHSGIKPFQCDRCGKKFTRAYSLKMHRLKHEGKRCFRCQICSATFTSFGEYKHHMRVSRHIIRKPRIYECKTCGAMFTNSGNLIVHLRSLNHEASELANYFQSSDFLVPDYLNQEQEETLVQYDLGEHSFESNSSVQMPVISQVSSTQNCESTFPLGSLGLTEKEEEMPEQPKTSACAEATRDDPPKSELSSITIE
- the ZBTB44 gene encoding zinc finger and BTB domain-containing protein 44 isoform X5, with amino-acid sequence MGVKTFTHSSSSHSQEMLGKLNMLRNDGHFCDITIRVQDKIFRAHKVVLAACSDFFRTKLVGQAEDENKNVLDLHHVTVTGFIPLLEYAYTATLSINTENIIDVLAAASYMQMFSVASTCSEFMKSSILWNTPNSQPEKGLDAGQENNSNCNFTSRDGSISPVSSECSVVERTIPVCRESRRKRKSYIVMSPESPVKCSTQTSSPQALNSSTSYSENRNQPVDSSLAFPWTFPFGIDRRNQPDKVKQAENTRTLELPGPSETGRRMTDYVTCESTKTALPLGAEEDVRVKVERLSDEEVHEEVSQPVSASQSSLSDQQTVPGSEQVQEDLLISPQSSSIGSVDEGITEGLPTLQGTSSTSAHVDDDDRTERPSPNGPDRPFQCPTCGVRFTRIQNLKQHMLIHSGIKPFQCDRCGKKFTRAYSLKMHRLKHEVIS
- the ZBTB44 gene encoding zinc finger and BTB domain-containing protein 44 isoform X3 encodes the protein MGVKTFTHSSSSHSQEMLGKLNMLRNDGHFCDITIRVQDKIFRAHKVVLAACSDFFRTKLVGQAEDENKNVLDLHHVTVTGFIPLLEYAYTATLSINTENIIDVLAAASYMQMFSVASTCSEFMKSSILWNTPNSQPEKGLDAGQENNSNCNFTSRDGSISPVSSECSVVERTIPVCRESRRKRKSYIVMSPESPVKCSTQTSSPQALNSSTSYSENRNQPVDSSLAFPWTFPFGIDRRNQPDKVKQAENTRTLELPGPSETGRRMTDYVTCESTKTALPLGAEEDVRVKVERLSDEEVHEEVSQPVSASQSSLSDQQTVPGSEQVQEDLLISPQSSSIGSVDEGITEGLPTLQGTSSTSAHVDDDDRTERPSPNGPDRPFQCPTCGVRFTRIQNLKQHMLIHSGIKPFQCDRCGKKFTRAYSLKMHRLKHEGKRCFRCQICSATFTSFGEYKHHMRVSRHIIRKPRIYECKTCGAMFTNSGNLIVHLRSLNHEASELANYFQSSDFLVPDYLNQEQEETLVQYDLGEHSFESNSSVQMPVISQVSSTQNCESTFPLGSLGLTEKEEEMPEQPKTSACAEATRDDPPKSELSSITIE
- the ZBTB44 gene encoding zinc finger and BTB domain-containing protein 44 isoform X2 gives rise to the protein MGVKTFTHSSSSHSQEMLGKLNMLRNDGHFCDITIRVQDKIFRAHKVVLAACSDFFRTKLVGQAEDENKNVLDLHHVTVTGFIPLLEYAYTATLSINTENIIDVLAAASYMQMFSVASTCSEFMKSSILWNTPNSQPEKGLDAGQENNSNCNFTSRDGSISPVSSECSVVERTIPVCRESRRKRKSYIVMSPESPVKCSTQTSSPQALNSSTSYSENRNQPVDSSLAFPWTFPFGIDRRNQPDKVKQAENTRTLELPGPSETGRRMTDYVTCESTKTALPLGAEEDVRVKVERLSDEEVHEEVSQPVSASQSSLSDQQTVPGSEQVQEDLLISPQSSSIGSVDEGITEGLPTLQGTSSTSAHVDDDDRSTERPSPNGPDRPFQCPTCGVRFTRIQNLKQHMLIHSGIKPFQCDRCGKKFTRAYSLKMHRLKHEGKRCFRCQICSATFTSFGEYKHHMRVSRHIIRKPRIYECKTCGAMFTNSGNLIVHLRSLNHEASELANYFQSSDFLVPDYLNQEQEETLVQYDLGEHSFESNSSVQMPVISQVSSTQNCESTFPLGSLGLTEKEEEMPEQPKTSACAEATRDDPPKSELSSITIE
- the ZBTB44 gene encoding zinc finger and BTB domain-containing protein 44 isoform X4, producing the protein MGVKTFTHSSSSHSQEMLGKLNMLRNDGHFCDITIRVQDKIFRAHKVVLAACSDFFRTKLVGQAEDENKNVLDLHHVTVTGFIPLLEYAYTATLSINTENIIDVLAAASYMQMFSVASTCSEFMKSSILWNTPNSQPEKGLDAGQENNSNCNFTSRDGSISPVSSECSVVERTIPVCRESRRKRKSYIVMSPESPVKCSTQTSSPQALNSSTSYSENRNQPVDSSLAFPWTFPFGIDRRNQPDKVKQAENTRTLELPGPSETGRRMTDYVTCESTKTALPLGAEEDVRVKVERLSDEEVHEEVSQPVSASQSSLSDQQTVPGSEQVQEDLLISPQSSSIGSVDEGITEGLPTLQGTSSTSAHVDDDDRLENVQYPYQLYIAPSTSSTERPSPNGPDRPFQCPTCGVRFTRIQNLKQHMLIHSGIKPFQCDRCGKKFTRAYSLKMHRLKHEVIS